The following are from one region of the Corylus avellana chromosome ca1, CavTom2PMs-1.0 genome:
- the LOC132162603 gene encoding peptidyl-prolyl cis-trans isomerase FKBP20-2, chloroplastic isoform X1 — protein sequence MLLTSSTPSFMSKPSLPCRTLSTRTMLGTFCTPKKQIMHCCSIHNLKDESTQNGYISYSDENLRRRLLLFVSVTTALFPTLSSSGKTKSTNPYDEKRLLEQNKRIQRENNAPEEFPSFVREGFQVKVVASENYIKCDSGLIYRDFEVGKGDCPKDGQQVTFHYVGYNESGRRIDSTYLQGAPAKIRLGNNALVPGFEEGIKDMRPGGKRRIIIPPELGPPVGPSTFFSSKQFEVFDVELLGVQNCQRRTIAFYSDVVCN from the exons ATGCTGCTAACTTCCTCAACTCCCTCTTTCATGTCCAAGCCTTCTCTTCCTt GCAGAACCCTTTCAACAAGGACAATGCTAGGAACTTTCTGTACTCCGAAAAAGCAAATTATGCATTGCTGCTCAATTCACAACTTGAAAGATGAAAG CACCCAGAACGGTTATATATCATACAGTGATGAGAATTTAAGGCGGAGGCTTCTCCTCTTTGTTTCGGTCACAACAGCCTTGTTTCCAACTTTGTCTTCGTCTGGAAAGACAAAGAGTACAAATCCATATGATGAAAAACGCTTGCTAGAACAAAATAAGCGGATACAGAGAGAGAACAATGCACCTGAAGAGTTTCCAAGTTTTGTTAGAGAAG GTTTCCAGGTGAAGGTAGTAGCATCAGAAAACTACATCAAATGTGATTCAGGGCTTATATATCGGGATTTTGAAGTTGGTAAAGGTGATTGCCCAAAGGATGGTCAGCAG GTGACTTTTCACTATGTTGGTTATAATGAGTCCGGCCGCCGTATTGACAGCACATACCTACAGGGTGCCCCTGCCAAAATCCGCTTGGGCAACAATGCATTGGTCCCAG GATTTGAGGAAGGTATTAAAGACATGCGGCCTGGGGGAAAGagaagaataattattccaCCAGAACTTGGACCCCCG GTTGGGCCTTCCACCTTTTTCAGCTCAAAACAGTTTGAAGTTTTTGATGTGGAACTGCTTGGCGTTCAGAACTGTCAAAGGAGGACCATAGCTTTTTACTCTGATGTTGTGTGCAATTAA
- the LOC132162603 gene encoding peptidyl-prolyl cis-trans isomerase FKBP20-2, chloroplastic isoform X2, whose protein sequence is MLGTFCTPKKQIMHCCSIHNLKDESTQNGYISYSDENLRRRLLLFVSVTTALFPTLSSSGKTKSTNPYDEKRLLEQNKRIQRENNAPEEFPSFVREGFQVKVVASENYIKCDSGLIYRDFEVGKGDCPKDGQQVTFHYVGYNESGRRIDSTYLQGAPAKIRLGNNALVPGFEEGIKDMRPGGKRRIIIPPELGPPVGPSTFFSSKQFEVFDVELLGVQNCQRRTIAFYSDVVCN, encoded by the exons ATGCTAGGAACTTTCTGTACTCCGAAAAAGCAAATTATGCATTGCTGCTCAATTCACAACTTGAAAGATGAAAG CACCCAGAACGGTTATATATCATACAGTGATGAGAATTTAAGGCGGAGGCTTCTCCTCTTTGTTTCGGTCACAACAGCCTTGTTTCCAACTTTGTCTTCGTCTGGAAAGACAAAGAGTACAAATCCATATGATGAAAAACGCTTGCTAGAACAAAATAAGCGGATACAGAGAGAGAACAATGCACCTGAAGAGTTTCCAAGTTTTGTTAGAGAAG GTTTCCAGGTGAAGGTAGTAGCATCAGAAAACTACATCAAATGTGATTCAGGGCTTATATATCGGGATTTTGAAGTTGGTAAAGGTGATTGCCCAAAGGATGGTCAGCAG GTGACTTTTCACTATGTTGGTTATAATGAGTCCGGCCGCCGTATTGACAGCACATACCTACAGGGTGCCCCTGCCAAAATCCGCTTGGGCAACAATGCATTGGTCCCAG GATTTGAGGAAGGTATTAAAGACATGCGGCCTGGGGGAAAGagaagaataattattccaCCAGAACTTGGACCCCCG GTTGGGCCTTCCACCTTTTTCAGCTCAAAACAGTTTGAAGTTTTTGATGTGGAACTGCTTGGCGTTCAGAACTGTCAAAGGAGGACCATAGCTTTTTACTCTGATGTTGTGTGCAATTAA
- the LOC132162603 gene encoding peptidyl-prolyl cis-trans isomerase FKBP20-2, chloroplastic isoform X3 — MKVSSTQNGYISYSDENLRRRLLLFVSVTTALFPTLSSSGKTKSTNPYDEKRLLEQNKRIQRENNAPEEFPSFVREGFQVKVVASENYIKCDSGLIYRDFEVGKGDCPKDGQQVTFHYVGYNESGRRIDSTYLQGAPAKIRLGNNALVPGFEEGIKDMRPGGKRRIIIPPELGPPVGPSTFFSSKQFEVFDVELLGVQNCQRRTIAFYSDVVCN, encoded by the exons ATGAAAG tatcCAGCACCCAGAACGGTTATATATCATACAGTGATGAGAATTTAAGGCGGAGGCTTCTCCTCTTTGTTTCGGTCACAACAGCCTTGTTTCCAACTTTGTCTTCGTCTGGAAAGACAAAGAGTACAAATCCATATGATGAAAAACGCTTGCTAGAACAAAATAAGCGGATACAGAGAGAGAACAATGCACCTGAAGAGTTTCCAAGTTTTGTTAGAGAAG GTTTCCAGGTGAAGGTAGTAGCATCAGAAAACTACATCAAATGTGATTCAGGGCTTATATATCGGGATTTTGAAGTTGGTAAAGGTGATTGCCCAAAGGATGGTCAGCAG GTGACTTTTCACTATGTTGGTTATAATGAGTCCGGCCGCCGTATTGACAGCACATACCTACAGGGTGCCCCTGCCAAAATCCGCTTGGGCAACAATGCATTGGTCCCAG GATTTGAGGAAGGTATTAAAGACATGCGGCCTGGGGGAAAGagaagaataattattccaCCAGAACTTGGACCCCCG GTTGGGCCTTCCACCTTTTTCAGCTCAAAACAGTTTGAAGTTTTTGATGTGGAACTGCTTGGCGTTCAGAACTGTCAAAGGAGGACCATAGCTTTTTACTCTGATGTTGTGTGCAATTAA
- the LOC132167857 gene encoding cationic amino acid transporter 9, chloroplastic, translating to MGGNETRRNSSSATTDTSSWSSHFWSSASRTKPLLSPSETGVRRSSGEELVRRLGLLDLILIGVGASIGAGIFVVTGTVARDTGPGVTISFILAGASCVLNALCYAELASRFPAVVGGAYLYTYTTFNELTAFLVFSQLMLDYHIGAASIARSLASYVVTTLELFPFFKDIPNWIGNGEEFLGGAFSINVLAPILLTLLTIVLCRGVGESSAVNSFMTMLKVIIVIIVIFVGAFEIDVSNWSPFAPNGVKAILTGATVVFFAYVGFDAVANSAEESKRPQRDLPIGIMGSLLICIALYIGVCLVITGMVPYKFLGEDAPLAEAFTSKGLKYVSVLISIAAIAGLTTTLLVGLYVQSRLYLGLGRDGLLPSIFAKVHPKYHTPIHSQVWVGIVAGVLAGLFNVHVLSHILSVGTLTGYSVVSACVVALRWKDKTASQVSSSSWREGLICLITVACGGLCAGLFYRVNASFIFLILAVVVAIIASLALCFRQVYASPPGFSCPGVPALPAVCIFFNMFLFAQLHYEAWVRFIILSIITIGVYAFYGQYHADPSSEETVIYHRAPREDA from the exons ATGGGCGGCAATGAGACTCGAAGAAATTCTTCTTCTGCTACTACTGATACGTCGTCTTGGTCATCTCATTTCTGGTCCTCGGCGAGCAGAACCAAGCCCCTGCTTTCTCCATCGGAAACCGGAGTCCGTAGAAGCTCCGGCGAAGAACTCGTCCGGCGGCTCGGCTTGTTGGATTTGATTCTCATCGGCGTCGGCGCGTCTATCGGTGCCGGCATCTTTGTAGTCACCGGCACCGTCGCTCGCGACACCGGCCCTG GAGTCACGATTAGTTTTATCCTCGCTGGAGCATCATGTGTATTAAATGCGCTTTGTTATGCCGAACTAGCTTCTCGTTTTCCTGCTGTTGTTGGCGGAGCCTACTTGTATACGTACACAACCTTTAATGAACTCACTGCTTTCCTTGTATTTTCCCAATTAATGCTTGACTATCATATTGGGGCTGCTAGCATAGCACGAAGCTTAGCAAGCTATGTAGTCACGACTCTAGAGCTCTTTCCCTTTTTCAAAGACATTCCAAATTGGATTGGCAATGGTGAAGAGTTTCTTGGAGGAGCTTTCTCTATCAATGTATTAGCTCCGATTCTCCTAACACTTTTGACCATAGTTCTTTGCCGGGGCGTTGGAGAATCCTCCGCTGTGAACTCATTCATGACTATGCTAAAG GTCATCATTGTTATTATTGTCATCTTTGTCGGTGCTTTTGAGATTGATGTTTCAAATTGGTCTCCTTTTGCTCCAAATGGTGTTAAAGCTATACTGACTGGAGCTACTGTTGTATTCTTTGCATATGTTGGATTTGATGCAGTTGCAAATTCTGCTGAAGAATCAAAAAGACCGCAG CGGGATTTGCCTATAGGCATCATGGGAAGCCTTCTTATATGTATTGCATTGTACATTGGTGTCTGTTTAGTGATCACTGGAATGGTACCTTACAAGTTCCTTGGGGAAGATGCTCCTTTGGCAGAAGCCTTTACATCGAAAGGCTTGAAATATGTTTCTGTTTTGATAAGCATTGCTGCCATCGCTGGACTTACAACCACCCTTCTAGTTGGTCTTTATGTTCAG TCTCGGTTATATCTTGGGCTTGGAAGGGACGGGTTACTACCATCAATATTTGCTAAAGTACATCCAAAGTACCACACTCCTATTCATTCTCAGGTCTGGGTTGGTATTGTTGCTGGCGTTTTGGCAGGATTATTTAATGTGCATGTGCTCTCACACATACTTTCAGTTGGAACATTG ACAGGCTATTCTGTTGTCTCAGCATGTGTTGTAGCTCTTCGGTGGAAGGATAAGACAGCAAGTCAAGTGTCATCTTCATCCTGGCGGGAAGGTCTCATCTGCCTCATTACAGTTGCTTGTGGTGGTTTGTGTGCTGGACTATTCTACCGTGTCAATGCTTCATTTATCTTTCTGATTCTTGCTGTAGTTGTGGCAATTATCGCCTCTCTTGCTCTCTGTTTCCGCCAA GTTTATGCAAGCCCACCAGGGTTTTCCTGTCCTGGAGTTCCTGCTCTTCCAGCTGTTTGCATCTTCTTCAACATGTTCCTATTTGCTCAG CTACACTATGAAGCATGGGTTAGATTCATTATCCTCAGCATTATTACTATTGGTGTTTATGCATTTTACGGGCAGTATCATGCTGATCCGAGTTCAGAAGAGACTGTTATCTATCATAGGGCACCTAGAGAAGATGCTTGA